The sequence below is a genomic window from Campylobacter ornithocola.
GCTATGGATGAAATAAGACATCAAGTAGCTAAGGGTATTAAAGAAGTTAATATTGACCTAGATCAATTAATTAGTAATATCCATACCAAACATCCTAATTTATTTATAGATATAAAAGAAATGATGCAAAAGGTAAAACCAAATGAAAGACTATAAAAGTTTTATTAAATACTCCAAAGCAGGACCAAGATATACTTCTTATCCCACTGCAGTAGAGTTTAATACTCATTTTAAATATGAAGATTATATAGAGATTTTAAAACAACAAAAAGCTCAACTATCTTTATATTTTCACTTGCCTTTTTGCAGAAGTGCTTGTTATTTTTGTGGCTGCAACGTAATATATACCGCAAAAGAAGAAAGCAAAGAAAAGTATTTAAATTATCTTTTTAAAGAACTTGATATTTTAGCAAATATTATCAATACTCAAAGAGAAGTAGCTCAAATGCACTTTGGTGGTGGTACACCTACTTTCTTTTCTGCCAAGCAATTGCAAAGTTTAATTTTAAAAATCAAAAGTGTTTTTCCCAATTTTACCCAAAATAGCGAAGTAAGCTGTGAAATTGATCCTAGATTTTTAAACGAAGAACAAGCAGATGTTTTAATTCAAAACGGTTTCAACCGCATTAGTTTTGGTGTACAAGATTTTGATGAAAAGGTGCAAAAAGAAATTCATAGAATTCAACCTTTTGAGCTAACCAAAAATGCAGTAGATATGGTAAGAAAAAAAGGCATTAACTCAGTAAATATGGACTTAATCTATGGTCTTCCTTATCAAAGCTTAGAAAGCTTTAAGCAAACTCTAGAAAAAGCATTGCTAATCAATCCTGATCGCTTTGCCATTTTTAATTATGCTCATGTGCCTTGGCTTAAAAAGAATATGAGAAAATTTGATGAAAGCACTCTACCAAGTCCCGATATAAAGCTTCAAATTTTAGAATATTGTGAAAAATTTTTAACTCAAAATGGCTACAAAATGATAGGAATGGATCATTTTGCAAAACCACAAGATGAGCTTTTTAAAGCTTTAGAAAATGGTAGTTTACATAGAAATTTCCAAGGCTACACCACTAAAGGTGGAACCGATTTAATTGGTATTGGTCTAACAAGTATAGGTGAAGGACAAAGACATTATATGCAAAATTTCAAAGATATGCCAAACTATGAAAAAGCTATTGATGAGGGTAAATTGCCTTGTGAAAAAGGCATTATGCTTGATGATGATGATGAGCTAAGAAAATCTGTCATTATGGAACTTATGAGCAATTTTGCTCTTAATATAAAAAATGTAGAAAGTAAATTTAAGATTGATTTTTTTGAGTATTTTAGGCAAGATTTAA
It includes:
- the hemN gene encoding oxygen-independent coproporphyrinogen III oxidase, whose protein sequence is MKDYKSFIKYSKAGPRYTSYPTAVEFNTHFKYEDYIEILKQQKAQLSLYFHLPFCRSACYFCGCNVIYTAKEESKEKYLNYLFKELDILANIINTQREVAQMHFGGGTPTFFSAKQLQSLILKIKSVFPNFTQNSEVSCEIDPRFLNEEQADVLIQNGFNRISFGVQDFDEKVQKEIHRIQPFELTKNAVDMVRKKGINSVNMDLIYGLPYQSLESFKQTLEKALLINPDRFAIFNYAHVPWLKKNMRKFDESTLPSPDIKLQILEYCEKFLTQNGYKMIGMDHFAKPQDELFKALENGSLHRNFQGYTTKGGTDLIGIGLTSIGEGQRHYMQNFKDMPNYEKAIDEGKLPCEKGIMLDDDDELRKSVIMELMSNFALNIKNVESKFKIDFFEYFRQDLKELEELNEFITIDKNHIKVNETGILLIRNIAMCFDKYLKRISEEKKVFSKTV